CGGACAAACAGGTCCAGGTGGCCATTTTTACTGCTGAGGGATTTCTCCATGACTTTCTCCATGAACTCATCTAgagatgtttctctgtatttttctcccagaaacgtcttgatcacctctgacttcctgctggtgaaacagtggagcatgtagactgcagccagaaactcctggatgctcagatgaacaaagGAGTAGACGGAGATGTTGCacgtccctctctctcttttaaacatttcagtgaacactcctgagaacAACGCAGCATCTTTGATGTTGATGCCGCACTTTTTGAGCTCTTcgtcatagaagatcaggtttccctccagcagctgctcaaaagccagttttcctagagactcaatcagcttcttgttctctggactccagattgatcttgtcttttttcctccatcatacttTTCCTTCTTGATTGCGAAGTTAACCTCCAGGAATGctatgtacatctcagtcagagtctttggcagtttttctccctctctggtcttcatcacatcctccagaactttagcagtgatccagcagaaaactgggatgtgacacatgatgtggagactttttgatttctggatgtgggagatgatcctgctggccttctcttcatcatctctgaatctcttcctgaagtactcctccttctgggggtcagtgaaccctctgacctctgttgcCATGTCGACACACTCagcagggatctgattggctgctgcaggtcgtgtggttatccagaggagagcagagggaagcagtttcctcctgatgaggtttgtcaccagaacatccactgagctggactctgtaacatcagtcaggatcGGATTGTTCTTGAAATCCAGAGTAAATCGActttcatccagaccatcaaagatgaacagaacctggaacgtttcaaagctgctgatttctttggttttagaaaataatttatgaatcagTCCTAATAAgctgaacttttcttctttcaacatattcagctctctgaaagtgaatggaaatatgaaatcaatgttctggttggttttgccttcagcccagtccagagtgaacttctgtgttaacagtgttttcccaatgccagccactcccatggtcatcactgttctgattggttcatctcttccaggtgggactttaaagatgtcttctcttctgattgtttcttgtttcctggatgctgtttcaatgtgtctgacctcatgttcctgGTTGACCTCTCTAGTTAACCCCTCTGTGATGtggagctctgtgtagatctggttcagaacGGTTTGATTTCCAGGTTCAGCGACGCCTTCAGAGAGActctggaacttcttcttcagagacGCTTTATGGTCACTCTGACACcgaatataaaaatctgaagaaagagacaaagacaggaGAGGAGACACTTCAGCTGAACATAAGGAAGACAATAATTTTTTGATATTCTCAGAGACAATTTGTGCATCAGCTTTAATggatgagaaaaaagtaaatcaataaataaaaagcccaaattttataaaaactctgCATGGTAAGAATAACGAAAGTCACGACTTAAAGTTAAAGTTGCTGCTGTTGATTCATTGGGATGTAAAGTTTTATCTATCAAATCTATTTCAGCTCTcagtgtttgaaaaatattaacaccattaaaaagcaacaaaaaacacctttctctaaacaagtttaaaatatagaaaatctATAtggaaattgaaaaatattcaagaaatatggactttaaacaagcttctatatcttccTGAGACAATATCTGtatattttcatcttatttcaagtttactggGATATTTGCAGTCAAAACTACACAAAATACTTGGAATGAGAGTTGCAAAAATAgacattaatttaataaacaacTGCATAGACCCATGTATCAAATTGTCCTCTTTGATGGCCTCTGAGGCCACTGctgttttatcacaaaattaTGGCCAAATCAAACTAGTTCTGATGGAAACAACGTCCAGCAGAGGGAAAAGCTCCTGTTAGTTTAGGTTTTTATTGAGGTCTGAGTTGTGGTTCACCATCTAACTTCTCATTCATGGAATCAAACTCAGGAAACAGTTTGGATTTTACAGAGCTGAAGTTGGCTTCAGATTGAGCTTCCCATTCAGGAAATGGGTAAAGGGCCTTTACCCATTAGGGCCACCTACTGGTTGAGCATTTTCAATCTGCTTgagtttaaaagctgaaatacttGCACTCTTAAAATATGGGCTACATTATTCTACACTAATAgcagaaaactttaaactatAGATTGTGATTAGTGAAAATTTGGCCATAAATCCAGGTAAAAACCAGGATCTGGCAGACAGGGGACAAGTTACTAGTTATCTCTCTGAGTTTTTAACTCTTCACTATAGCATGTAGTTATTGTTTCTAGTAATCTTTCTCCAGTTCACCTCTTGTGATTTCTGTGCCTCCATGGTCTAAGGATGCCTTGTTGGTCCCCAGATTCTCCTCCACTCCTCTGTtgtctgctgcagctctgctgtccTCACATTCATCTGCCTGATTGTCTCCAAAACCATTTGGATCTCACAAACTATTCACTTCCTGAAGAAGCTTCTCTGTAACATAACTCCTTACTATATTCTACATTTACCATCATCTGCCAGGCTGAACCTCAACCACACCTTGAACCAGGGAGCTTTTCAGAGACTTCAGTGACCTCTGAGGTTACTCAAAGTCACTTTCTAATGGGCAGAAAGTGATTTAAACTCTGTGACAGAGTTTAAATCACTTTCTGCCTAGTGAAATCCACCATGTTCTCCCTTTTCATAGAGAGACATGGTGACCGTGGTCCAGATACATTAAAAGGGTTGAAATCAAACCtgtattgaagtttcacaaatcaaagcTTTAATGCAGCTTCGTTtaggaaacaaaaaactacaaacttggTTTTAGATATTCTGGCCTGAATAATCTGCACCATGATTGAAGTCtagatattttactttttgaagtaGATCACATTAAAGATGCTCAAAGTAGCGAGAAATTATGTGGAATTGTCCTTTAGTCATTTCCCAAATTAGAAACTCCAATTTTCCAGCAGAACCTTAAAGGCCTGGTGTAATAACCAataaaagtagaacaaaaatcattttcagcaaGGTCAGATTAACCATATTGGCAGCTGGGCAATTTGCTGACCTATAACTTTTGCCacctctctttctgttttattatacactttatttctgttatgcTAAACATAACATTAATATCAACCAAAACCCGATTGCTGCTCTCCTTAGCCATCCTCTCTGCTATTTCATTCCCCTTAACCTCATAATGtgctgaaacacaaataaaattatctgtAAGAATCATCAAATTGATTCtatgaagtgtttgttttatttacagctgaTGACATGTTATGCTGCAACATGACCCTTCAGAGTAAGAGTCTTCACTTAGAATTTTaaagatgaacaaaacaaaaagtcaaatttgtacatttatctTGTGGCCATTTTTTTGAACAGGCTCAAATTAAATGAGGACTTTATTAAGCCCAGTTACCTGGACATCAGTTCCAGTTACACCAGCtggaaaaacacagattcaGTTGAAACAACTGACcacaaaaagacttttaaacctTTAATTTCCAAATCTCAACTAAAGACGTGGATCTGGTTCCACAGAGACGATAGAAGGAAGCTCTGATTGGAGGAGTTCAGTCTCACCTGGAgcacagctgctctgattggctgtcagccGTCCAGATCCTGTTCTGGGTCGTTTCCCACACTGGGGGCAGCTGGTACAGACCGGATCCATCAGAACATTCTGACTCAAAGCACAGCAGGATGGATGCTCCTCCTCACCAAAGCTGCTCCtgtgaagacatttcttcatcacTGAAATAGTTCACTAGCAACAGGCTGGAGCTGAAGATGTTCATGAAGGTCCACAAAAAACAACGGACCAGAAACTGGGTCAGAACAGAACCTCAGAACATTGATGATTTCTGGTTTTAAGTACTTCATTGAATTATATTTGGTATCATGACTGATGCCAGTGTTCCCAGTCTTGAAGATGCTGGGTTTCACTGCTTCAGTGGGATTACAGACAATCTGAATTGTTGCTCTTCACAAgcttggttgtttttgtttccatgcaacattttaatccatattAATTCATTCAGACCTTCATTCAAACTCTACTGATTTACTGACCAACATCCTTCATGTCCAACTTTAAATTAAGAAGTAAGAAAATTAAGTTactgtttattaaaacactgaGATCAACCAGTTAATatcatttagattttatctcTATAAAGTCACATGAATCAGTTAGAAAATGGTTTCTTACTTTCTGTCTGATGGTTCAGGTTCATTACTGAAGTGTGGAGGACGATCTTTGGACCAGTCACTCCTCatagatggactgatggatcctggaggttctgctctgtCCTGATCTTTCATCTTCTGGCCTTTTGgagagagaaaccagaaccagtcagtcCAGTGATCCGGTTCCAGTAACTGTcctgtgaagcagaaagctgGTTCCCATCATGTGTTCAGAGGATCAGAGTGAATCatttgaatgaatgagtgaacaTTTCCTATGAACTAGTGAACTTATTTAGCTCCCAGTGGACTTGAACGCATCATGACTCTATTGTAGCTCTGTATGGAGGGAGTCAGTGAGCAGAAGGTTCTGAgggagcagcagctcaggtcGGGTCCACAGCTCTCCTCCagacagaaccgggtccagcTGGGATCTCAGCAACATGTCAGCCTCTGTGTGCAGCTCAGCAGGATTTCCTCTCAGCTCAAGAGACACAAAGCAGCTTTCAGGGACCACAGCATCCAGCTGAGGTACCAGCTGGACCCACTGCAAGGAATCATGGGTAAACAGCTGCTTCAATAGGGGGATGAAGCCCCCAAACACTCAGCGAGGCCTGAAACATATTTAGTCTATTGATCTGATtgaccttcaaaataaagagaTACATTAATGCAACTCTTTTAGTTAGAAACTAGTTTGTTACAACTgatctaaaatgtttgtgaaattatttattttattattattgctccaTTTAAAagtattgttatttttagggttgaaccgactgcagttttctggctgatcgaTTCCGATTTTGCAGATACTGATTGCTAAACACAGCAACCTTTCAGGTAAGAGTCAGTCTGGATCTGGATGCATTTTTCCAGCAGAGCTTTGAGAGACAAAGAGTTTCTTCCTGCTGAAAGGAGCAACAAgaggaaaacctggaaaaagatcaaactcagtgaggaggaagagaggaaatctGTGGACGGCTTAAAGCCGGTTCTGATCCACAGACAAGAGAAACATCAGTTTCTGCTGAACCCCAGACTGATGAGGGACGGAGTGAtgtgattcacttcctgctgatttcaacaagcagagaaactagtttacaatgttttagttctgctttttaggttaaaacaccAGAGAGAGTCGCTGCAGCAAGAACTGATGGactgtaaaagttacattaagttctcagtttatttagattaaacctgaaaagttaattattgCTCCACACAAACAGATCAGCTTTAGATGCTGCTGTCATGGTAGATCATAGCTGATCATTCACCAGGTTAACTGCGCAGTAACTGAGCTGTGTGTTTATAGTGTgttcaatatttctctttttgttccttATAGTCGCATAATGTAACCTCACTTAGCATCACTTTATAAGCAGCAACGTCTcacaataaagtttttcatttgatcTAATTCCTTTCTAGATCAGGCCTTCAATAAagtaaacagagcgctgctgcgGGGACCAGGCCCTATGAGAGCCGAGCGACCCAGGCCGAGGTGACTGAGGCCCCGGGAAGCCTCGGTGGGTTCATCGGTTAGAAAGGCTCCAGAGAGCCGAGAGACACGGAGGGACCCGGAGCGGCAACACTTACCTCTAGTAACAAGTCAGCAAGTTATTTCCATCCTGCAGCTCAAAATGGAGGCTGATCTGAAGGAGACCAAAGTTGGTTTCAATTTCTATTTCCACAGGAAGTCACGTAACTTGTGTTTTCCTCTAGAGCCAAAGTTTGATTCatctgaataaacattaatagtTCAGTTAGATTTAACAGAGTGAAAAAACTAGAGTGAAGATGGAAAAGCTtcagtatttctgttttgctgttagTGAAGCAGATCTGAAGCTGAGCAGCTTTTTTCATGGATTCAgcagaaaaccagcagaacaaactGCAGTTTAACAGGCGTTTGATGGAGGATTATGAGCGCtcactgccctctggtggtgaacTATCGCAACTACAGATATTCCTCTTCATATTAATTGCAGTTTATTTGatctcattttcacttttatcagGCCAAATCAAATCAGCTtacattaatgttaaataagAATCACTGCAGGGTTAgtacatggaaaataaaacttattctataaaaatcctccaaaaaCGATTCACTGTGGGAAATTTTGAGACTCAAGgcctgaaaaaatataaataataaaaatgtgtttggaaTAAAATTCAATCACCTGCGATAAGAGCATCAAGCAGGATGAAAGGGGCTAAtagaggaaaattaaatataaaaagttaataaagtttaaattattagTACTTAATATTACTTAGTTAATTGCAGTCTTTTGTAGAACTGaattaatctgtaaataaatgtattacacATACAATATTATGCTGCTGTTgttaatgtcatttaaatacttttatctgtttttaaagactgtctacagaaataagaaaagatCCGCCGTCAGATCGTCCATCATACCTGCAGAGACGATACGGGTCAGAACCTCCTGAGGTTTGATCCCACAATAAGAAACTGGAATCGACTCCACCTGCTGCCAGCGGCGCCTCGGGTCCGACTACGACCAAACCGACGTGGTGGTCCTTACAGAACTGAGCCAGGATGCTGTGGTTGCTCACCGACACCTCTGCAGAAACGCAACAGAAAGCTACAGATGCTCACCTCTGTTTTTCAATTCTGTCAAGTGACTTCAGCTAAAATACATCCTATGTTGAGCAGTTAGCAGGTCCAACAGCCCCTCAGGTACCAGAGTTGCTGATCTTGCCGCAGCTGGCGGTTCCTGCGTTTCCGGGAGCCACCAGAACCTGCTGGACCCGGGGCGACTGGGCCAGCTTCCAGGCCAGCGCGTGTTCCCGTCCCCCGCCTCCTACCACCAGAACCCGCTCCGCCATCGCAACTGGAACCACAAGAGATTCGACTTGAAGGAGGATTTCCTCTCACCGTGTGAAGCCACCGTGTAATTATGCAAGCGCTGACCTTTAGCAGGAAGAGCCGTGACCTTTTCCAGGGGATGGAGGTCCGATGAAATCGTAGAGATCAAACCAATGAGCTGGAAGAAAAACGAAACTGGACTTTTAACACAATTGGCATTGATGTGGAGCCCCAGATTACTGCAGAAACAGAGTAAAGATAAACGGGCCAATCTCTGGGATAACAGAGAGTCCAGTGTTGGACCCTGGCTGAACATGTTCAACTCTGATTGGAGTCACTGGGCTCATGTGACCTCCTGAAACCAACTGAGAGAAAAGTACATATAATAAGCTGGGAGCAGATTTAAAATGCCGCTAGAAAATAATGAAGGCTTTATTTGCATCCATCACTTTTAAGCGTTTCTCTTCTAAATATTGTTGACTTTAAAGTGAATCTAGCAGCAAAAAGACGTCGACATGCACAACATTTACCAACCTCTGTTGGTATGAACCAAGAATTACTCGCAGCCCGTTTCGCCTGCTGTGCTTTCCCCGCTCTCCGTGGGTGGACTGACCCTCCGTGGAAGCTGCGGGGACACATGTGACGTCACGCAACTaaacattaacacacacacacactgcgtGGAGTCACAgtgagaaaaacatgcaaagtttgcacaaaaactaaattactaacgaaaaaagagagagaacacaGAAGCTAAAACCG
The genomic region above belongs to Xiphophorus maculatus strain JP 163 A chromosome 24, X_maculatus-5.0-male, whole genome shotgun sequence and contains:
- the LOC111607662 gene encoding NLR family CARD domain-containing protein 3-like isoform X2: MKDQDRAEPPGSISPSMRSDWSKDRPPHFSNEPEPSDRKSSFGEEEHPSCCALSQNVLMDPVCTSCPQCGKRPRTGSGRLTANQSSCAPDFYIRCQSDHKASLKKKFQSLSEGVAEPGNQTVLNQIYTELHITEGLTREVNQEHEVRHIETASRKQETIRREDIFKVPPGRDEPIRTVMTMGVAGIGKTLLTQKFTLDWAEGKTNQNIDFIFPFTFRELNMLKEEKFSLLGLIHKLFSKTKEISSFETFQVLFIFDGLDESRFTLDFKNNPILTDVTESSSVDVLVTNLIRRKLLPSALLWITTRPAAANQIPAECVDMATEVRGFTDPQKEEYFRKRFRDDEEKASRIISHIQKSKSLHIMCHIPVFCWITAKVLEDVMKTREGEKLPKTLTEMYIAFLEVNFAIKKEKYDGGKKTRSIWSPENKKLIESLGKLAFEQLLEGNLIFYDEELKKCGINIKDAALFSGVFTEMFKRERGTCNISVYSFVHLSIQEFLAAVYMLHCFTSRKSEVIKTFLGEKYRETSLDEFMEKVMEKSLSSKNGHLDLFVRFLHGLTVESNQRLLEDLLGQTENSPETIQRIITNLKEMNTDRISPDRSINIFYCLVEMNDVSFYQEIQRLLDSGKKLSETDCSALAFMLQMSEVLDELDLKKYNTSSDGRQRLVPAVRNCRKARLGGCSLRKAECEVLASALKSNPDLTELEINQIYINEGGDSDLKRLVEILESSVSKVKILSLFDCSLSETSWTSLFSALKSKPTHLTGLELIRTKLGDSGLKELCGFLQTEGCRLKTLKLRGCSLSEISWTSLFSALKSKPTHLTELDLYRNNLEGSGVKELCGFLQTDGCRLETLILQYCSLSKISCDYLASTLKSNPTRLTELDLGGNNLKDSDVQQLKDLIDDLGI